The genomic segment TTGATACAGGGTGCCCTGTGCAGCATATTGGCTAAGATCAGATTTTGCACTGCCTGAAACGAGGCAGCGTCCTTTAGGGTCGCCAAGGTGCCGTTCCGAGCCTCGCATGCCGCCTCGGCTTCCTCATAATACGTCATAGATGAATTACCGGTCTGATCATGTTGGTCTTGCTGACAGAATACTTCGTATTTGGAAGATGGACACGTGACTCCGGCTGAAAGATAACGACAGACAACCCTTGAATCTGTACCTGAATTGTAAAACCAGCTTAGCGTTTTCCCTTTCATAGTAATACGTAGTATGCGCATCGAAAGTGTAATACTTAAACGTGTTCTCAACCTTTTCCCAACTTAACTTTCAGTCATTCTTTTATCAAATCAAGACAAAATATTCAGGGATCACGGTGTAAAGTTTGGTACTGACAAATTACCTActttttaccgatatttgaaatgtaaGATTGCTGCCAGCGGCCTTGTGATAACTCCAGAGGGGAAAATGCAATTTTGGATTCTCAAAAATACTAAGACGCTCAAAGTATTTTCGCTttgagagttttaaaatgagtctCTAAGTGATAGATGAAAAttgaattgtaaaattcaaGTCCAAATATCAGTCCACGAGACGCATTAAGCTTATCGTCAGACATACGTCACTCCAGACTACCTTTGAATAGTTCATTCATATTCAAATTAGATATTGATCAAAATCTGGTgagtacaaataaaatatttcgcTCGGTAAAATGAGCAATAGTTTGAAGTGCACAATAATTTCTCATAAACGTGAAAAACAGGTTAAACCAAAAGATATTTTTTCTGGTCATCGCgcgcgtcatttcagaacctgcgcgcCATGTCCTTTTTTCGGTTACATactccttgatatccctgtttgcatgtccaaagatgctaaaaagaaaacggaagtacTATGCAGCCAATGGTAAAAGACAATAAGTGTTGAATCAATAGTGCCACACAAGCATTATTaggaataaaaaaagaaaaaaaaaggaaaaaacaaaaaaaaaagaaagaaagaaaatcgcGTCATCGCATCACTTTTCTGATTGCCAATGATCAGAAACATTTTTAGCCTTTAATAACTGTCCATACAGTCAATTCATATGTGTTATCTATATTCTAAAATTCATCAACAATTATTTGAAAAGTAATATTGACAATTAAATATAGAATGCAAGGAAACGACTTACCAGGCGACATGtcctgaaagtttgaaaagaaagTAAACATCGAGTAATTATAGGTCACATCTGATAAGGTGTCACATTTAAAGAGTCAATCACCTCAAACTTTATAGACCTTCAAAGAGTCCCATAATAAATTATACAGTAAGAAGATATTTAAACGTTTACCTTTCAACGTTTAATGTCAAAAAGTACTTACTAGAGACTTATGTATAATTTCCTAAATCACATAATGATGGCTAAGTACTAACAGGAAAGATCCAATATGTCAGGCAAAAACTAGACTGTCGGCAGTCGTTTGCGCCATTTTCGTCTCTGCGGCAACACTGGACGCGGCCGAATCAAGGATCGATGTCGGCACTCACTGTCATGACAAGGCATTCTCGACTTGCGTCTTCTGCACTATGCTTACGACCCCCGTCGCGTATATGCGAAAGACGATACCAATAACAGAAAAGAGAGGGCACAGGGGACTGTCGACACTCTAGAAATAGGCCTACATCGATTTTACCCGTACGAAAAATTTCTAATTTATACTGACATTTGCATACCAAGTTTCTATGCATAATAGCTGTTTTACATTGTCGAGAGCTGAAAGTTAACACAATGACTGAAAATACTTAAAAGtcacttttgaccaaaaattaacaCATCCACTTTGAACTGAGCAAACGTAAGTTTTGTTTCTATATCAAAGATTTTCCTCCCATATTGACAATCGTTTTGAATACACAAGCCTATGACCTGTTGTAAGTGTATGCAGCTTGAGCGGAGAtacccctatttgcatatttatattagaatttcgttcaaatggaagtgatgagggcgctgttctacttgaccgttagtgtgatttttcctgttttttggggggcaatttcagcccattttttcccaacaaacgatgtcagagacgtttctatggtcatataaagcagttaagtttgtgcctatgaatttttatcaacttctacggcttacttttggtgctatgtgtgtattgtcgatctatggctcgctaaacataggcctacttttgagctgccgcaactacatgcacagctgattcttgtgaatatttttacatagttagacagtctaatcattatttaagccccctaacttagttttattcttgttcatgcCCTGCAAATCACTGCTTTGGCCTCGTGTAGGTTGTACACCGTCCCGCCATCAGAAGACAAGATGGCCGCTTATAGTGGGAACGTGTTGCACTCCGCTGACGCCTTGCTCACCTTTACAAATTGTTTAGGCCCAAAGATTgcacaatatcacatattttactgttgtcatccaacttatgttatatttatatttgatgcttGGGTTACAATTTCGCGGTAGTCCTCGTAGGCATTGGCTACCAATATTCCATTGGGTAACCGGAGAAGTCGGGcagttgcgaactcggccagCGCCGATGGTGCtgaccaactcggccagtgcaGTGGGACTCGGCCAGGAGAAGTCTGCCactcgcaacaaagcaatatgattgcatacgcatcctcttcacagttgaatatgccaaacaattttaactttttactaccatagttttgttattttgtcggtttaatactaccgggtactacgaacattcagaaaacaactcaaagtcgaagagctcccacgtccaccctgcaaaacatgtacggtctgcctccgtgtttctgcagatcgcgcgcgtaccgtattaaagttcaggcaaacattatgccatttcttcagtaaaattcatggcttgatgactcttaactaagttgcttcgccatctcctatgactttttaacgaacttcaagtgtaactatgacgaagactgcaaaactcgctaccacgatcgcgatacaccgccatctttaattttacccatacgtgcgttgaactgtgatctgtgaagtttgcaaacattacgctcatcttatgaatgacatttagatcgctttcgtatataacttaagtgagacttcaaaaaaagaaacactaatatggagcatatattctaatagggtgcatactgtactggccgacttctcttgtattcgtcattgtcaactgtcagtgtctgtctgtttggagtcgatgcaggatgtggtggtcggacattcccacgcctgattttactgacccctcagcctttcaagataataatatcgttgtaagagtggatttgagtgaccgtgatttgtcacagttttccttttcactggtAACGGGTAGTATATCACTGTTCAGTTACCATGTTTCAACTCGTCAATGTTGACTGAAGTCCGATAGCATAAAGGCGAGTTTCAGTGCCATAGCGTTGTACGCTGTACACGCGTACACTGGGCTGTACGATCGGCCTTGTACGGTAACACTAACAGCGCATACATGGCATCATGAAATCATGCCGCAAATATATGCGCACTGTCAGAAATTCACGAAACTTGTCACAAGCGTTGTTCAATAGCAAGTGGTTTGACacaacaagtattatttttgttcaagacctgtatcagtgtgtttcgggtcacagtctaaaaatagcacacagctgagaggtataaaccatcattgcaacgtacgaattcagttgtcaattatcattagtatttatttctatcatgcatagatacgatgaaattactctcaaaagtgtacattacctcatagcatgttcaatttcgcattaaataatcatatttgtgagctttcgagcccattttcacgaccaagtcgctcgaacgacgtgtattccgacatattgcttgtttacattcagaacgaggctctgcagcctattgaattatgcaaatttctatacgtTCCGCTCAAGCTGTATGACtgagaaaaaacatacatagcAACTTTGCGGAGATGTTAATGATTAACGAAAGGGGAATCTGTGGCACGCAACTTTGGTGGAAATAATTTAACTGTACCCAGTCACAGGGTAAACTCTTAATGGTCTTTTGACACACTTACTCAAGTCAACAAAGTATGATATATTTTATAGGTAAATGAAAACGGATACATTTAATCaatgatgcaagtaaactgatACATTTCATCAACGGTCAAAGTGGATCGTTTTGATTCactatttgtgaaatatatttaaagGTATGTCATGACTTCTAAGTCAAGTAATCAACAAAAGATGTAAACACGTAAATATCTAGGATACTTaccgttgccatggaaacagtgAAGATAAATAACGCCGAGAGTAAAACAAGCATCATGTCTTTGGTTCTGCCAGGTAAAGTAATCAAACAGATATGTTTGATCGACAATATTTGCAGTCAAGTGATAGTATATATGTTCTAGAAGTTTCTAAAATATACAATCGccacaatttttgattttgcaCTTCGGTGTGTCCCAATATCATATATGAGAAAGGGATAATCTTGAGACCGCGCAAAGCTAGAGAAAATTGTGCAGTTTGCCGCCGCGGGTTGACGCACGAAAGACCGTCTAATCGGCAGGTAGCATAATTTCTAACACATTTTCATCCTTAAACTCGGTCACGTGATATAAAATCCCCAACCGATAGCCCAACACTGTGAAGCctctttttattttacaaaacgtttttgccaaaattttgatgaaaatattactCACCTTTTCCGACGTTTATCGACGTATAACGTTTACCGTCTCGTTGCTAGATAATATGATGTTCTCTTCTCAGATCAAAGTTATAAGAGCACCAACGAACTATGGGACGCCTACATGAATTTGTATGGTATTTCTGAAATTGTGTATCTGGCGTATAGACAATAAATCGCTAAGTGGAGCAGTACAATATGGGTCAAGTGAGCCTGTGAAACTCTGCAGATTTTCAGTCTGTATGTGAAAACATTCGTATACCATTTTCCCAGTGATTTGGACGGTGATTTTATCGTTAATCACACTTCAAGCGCAGTTCGATTTATGTCAACTTATTCGTCACAACGAACGACACTTTATGAAAACACGTAAAGAAATATATTTGCTCTCGTTTCATTGCCCTCAAACAGACTGTATATGCCTGCTCAGTCTATCGAGAACTAAGTAAACTCTTAAATGTGGTCATCAAAATTATGACCATAAACGTTTTGGACGTACCATGAGGACGGTTTGGCTGTTAGATGTCGCTGATATTGAGAGTGACAATGTTTAGTAACTCCTTTCCAAGCTGTCTGCACACCAATTTCTCTCTCACATCGCTTCTCAATAAATCGTTGGTAAAAACGAATATATAGTATTGTGTATAAACCAATCTTAACCTATCAGCTTGACAGTCACAGTATGTGATACATCTTCAAAGTCACGCTTTAATATGTAAGCCATGATTGTAAACACACCACTTGAGCACTTGACCCAGAAAGTTGATGTGATCAATGACGCActtgaaaaaaacttttcactatTTAATGGTACAAATACTGACCTAAATTTATAATTAAGATCAATCAACACTCATTTCATATTTGACATGTTGATTATCGATAATTCACTACACCCACAATTTCGAATACCTATCTGAAAATTCTGAGAATGGTTATCTTGAATTTTCAAAACGTACAGgtgtttctccttgtctgtgaatACTTCAAACAAAAAACGTCAAGAACATACGATTTTACtccgattttctaaaataaaatatatacagaAGATGACAATGTAAACACTGAATTTTCGATACCCATGCATGCTGCTGATCACACTTATTGGAGCCACAGTGAAAGTTGAAACTAGAGGTTTTGAAAAAATCCGAGATATTTAGTTTAAATGACGATTTCTTTCTTGTTTGCTCATTGCTAGTCATTTTAAACCATAAAACCTTGCATGGTTGGAGTGCTAAGCTACTTATTAATATATTCAGCGATACGATGGACAGTGATTGCATTGCTGAGATACACCCCTTTTTGACCACGtcttaacaacaacaacaacaacaacaacaacaacaacaacaacaacaacaacaacaacaacaacaacaacaacttacaACATGAACAAGTGAACACACACATACGAAATTGCCTCCTCGTACAGAGTTTGTTGAATAGCATCGGTCATAAAGACCGTTACTCGACTATTTGTGATTCTGGATTATCAACATTTTCATACCCATGTAATACAAGTTTGCGGAGACGTGATTATTCTTATCATCGGTGAGTCCCATTGCATGCATGGTGATAAAACAACCGTTTATCTTATACTCGCTTCTTGCAAATCAGTTATCATCAGGAGAAAGACCATATTTTTCATTTCCGTGTTAAACACATCTCTTAATCCATCCAGCCACCCATCAATTGTCTGCTTTTTTTCCGGGCATTTTGCCAGCCAACAGTGAAATATCCAATCACCGTTATTATATAGATCAGATCACTGATATGCAGTCCTTTCATATTGCCACCTTTGACTGTCCTCATTCACCTGGTCCTACTCTACTTCGAAAAAgaggtttcataattcattgaTTGGGTTGAACATCCCtcaattttatcaaatcaatattaaTTTTGTCACAGTTGTGAGTTGGTTTCAGATCTTCACATTATTGAAGTTTCACGTACTAATATCTGACAGTGTCTAACTTGGAAAGCGGTACTTTTTAGAACTGAGGGGTGGACTATGGCAATCAGAGGAGCGTTTGAGTTTTACAAAACGGCTTTGGAGgggtcaaacttttacaaacacgattggaactaatttgggattattggatgatgaaataatgtcgatttaatctgcaaatataagctcatctgcttttttttatgagtaatgtgTAATATTACAATTTTCAGTTATAGGACACCGaacacgtttgagaaatttgaaaaatacgaagatacaattgccccaaattagttccaattgtgtttacaATTGATAGTTTGAGAagggtcatattttacaaaagatttaactaccaaaattcaacaaaacattaatttacacaatcagacTACAGAACCATTGCACAATGGAAATGGACAATGGTTTTCGACCGTGTGAAAGTCTACaacaccaaacaaacaaacaaaacagcttgactcaaattattttcataattttatagaTTTGCAATACCTGAACTTTTGATCAATCATCAATATAAAGAATCACACCAAACATGTGTCatatattttgtacttttgacatTCCCCTTCAGTGTTTGTGGTCTTCAACGTTGTCACATTTTCATGGCCACCTTGTCTTCGTGTTCTGATACAGGTGACGTCTAGCGTTCCTTGGATAAACAAGACTGAGGCAATGCGAGCGCGTTTGCGATGCAAAACGTAACGATTTTTATTGAACAGGTTGCCGTAGGTCAGGCCTCTCGACCTTCATCCGTGGctaacattcaaaagcataatgTATACAATTCAAGCACGCAGTCCATGTTATGATAAAATTGACATATTAAACCatatttcattataattataGTTACAATTAAAATGCAAACACGACAGATATATCGGGCGTTGAATTAATGTATAAATGAAACGAAAACGCCTTTACGTAGTACGCGCCTGAAAATCGaattacttaaacttttgcccagactttgttaaagaaaattttaaaccCCTTCCTTatgaaatcaataataaaaattagtGGTCACAGGGAAAAACTTGGTACAAGagtaacaaattacccaatatttacctacacttgaaattcaaaatggccgccattcctgtgctAACTCaataaggaaaaataaaaatttcgattttcataaaaattaaatCGGTCAGAACTGTATTTACTCTATGgagcttcaaaataaacccTAACAAGTGGTGGACCAAAAATGTATTGGAAAAGTTAGAGAGTCCagctatctgtccccgaggcgcattctacctcaatatCGCCGTGTCCAAAATGAACGTGAATAAAACCAGTCTATTGAAGCGGGTAAAGCACCAATTCACTGCAACGAGTTTTTTATTGGTTTTCGTCAGTCACATTTTGTGAGCAGAACATTTTGTACAGGTATCGGCTGATCGGCGCTAACACTCCAGGGTAATGCTCCAGGGTGTAACCTGGTGACTGATCTCCGTCCATGGCTGAAATGAAAGAACAAAACGTTGAACGTTTTCGTGACAAAAAAGAGAATGGAATCATGGTCGTGATGGAATAACATTACCATCCATTTGTAATGTACAATCTCACGATATGGGGTCAATTacaaaaccacgtgactgacgtCAAATGTCCAACTAGATCAGATTCCTGCTGAGTGTTAATCGAATGAACCCGAAAGCTATACAGCTCTgatgtacaatttttttcttttatctcGAGGATTCTTGCTGCCCTATAGAGGGCGCTCATTCAATATTTCCAGACGAAAACAATAAACGGACAAACCCCCGTGTAtcagattttattttgataaaacaagGAGATA from the Ptychodera flava strain L36383 chromosome 2, AS_Pfla_20210202, whole genome shotgun sequence genome contains:
- the LOC139149300 gene encoding perlucin-like protein, translated to MMLVLLSALFIFTVSMATDMSPAGVTCPSSKYEVFCQQDQHDQTGNSSMTYYEEAEAACEARNGTLATLKDAASFQAVQNLILANMLHRAPCINTHGFWIGLDDRDAENNFRWSDNTTLGNSFVNWAGGEPNNKVKLDSEGQDCVQLWFRGSRTGQWDDEYCNVRPKGFVCEMTAEFAMC